The sequence GGAGTGCGCAGCAGCTGGCGGATGCGACGGCACGTTTGCGTGCCCTGGCCAGACGACACGCCGCCTAGGTGTACATCGCCTGAGTGGACACCGCTTGAGCGGACATCGCCTGGACGGACACCGGCGGGACATACCCCGACGGCGGCGCCGGACGTTCGGCCTCATGCATCCAGCCTCATGTCATCCCGCCTGGGAAAGCGCCGCCTGTGGCGGTGGCACCGCCGTCTTCTGCGTGCGGATGAGCCATGCGGGTAGGGTGTCGATGGGTTCGAACATCGGCAGCACCGAGCGGTAAGGCATCACCAGGCGCACATAGAACTCATCGAGCATGGACTCGCCGGTGTAGCGTTGCCGGAATTCGGCCGTGCCGCATTGCAGCATGTTTTGCAGGTGCCGCGAGAAACTCTGTGGCGACGAGTATTCGAGGAGCAGCGCCACCTGGGTCACCGAATAACCCGGATTCTCGAGCAGGCGTGCGGCGCGGATCAACCGGGCGAAGGCGAGATATTTCTTGGGCGCCGGAAGACCGAACCGAAAGAACCGGCTCATGAACGTGGTGGGCGTGACGCCGAGCAGGTGTGCGAATTGCCGGACCGTGGTGAGCGAGGCGGGCACGGTGAAGAGTGCTTCGAAGAACGCGAGACACGATGGCCGGGCATTGGCGAGATCGTTCCGGATGCGTTGAATGGCGATGGCTTCGATGCTGTCGGGATTCTCGCGGGCCACGAACTGTCGGAGATCGCGCCATCCCGCCGGATCGCGGGCATCGACGAGTTTGCGTACGCCATTGTGCCCGAGGGAGAGCAGCGCCTGTGTCGTGCGGGCTTCGTTGGCGGTGAGCAGGGCGACGGCGGGCACGCGGGGAAACTCCCTGACCAGGCGGGCCATGTGTGGCGCATGCTGTTGCTGATAACGCGCCACGGAGACGATGATGGCCGACGCTGGCCGGGATCGAAGATCGACGAGCACCTGTTCGAGATCCTCGTGATGCATGGTGGTATAACATCCCTGTCCCGCCGCATCGACCCGTGATCGTTCCGCTGGTGTCAGAAATGTCAGGATGGCTCTTGGTGAGGAACCGCCGAGGCTGCTCATGGGACCCTCGATGTCTGGAAGGCACGCCGAGTGTGGTGGGTGCGGCATGCAGCGACGGTAGAACCCCTCGTCAGCTTCACGTCAGTGAATTGCGGTGAATTGCGTCGATCTGCGTGTATGTCGACGCGATGTTGCATTGGGCCCATGTATACGTGGTCGATGACGAACCGAGCTATATTGAGAGCGCGGATGTCACCGGTCGGATGGTCGCGAAACAGGGGAACGGGCCCTCGAGGCTACGCCCGTGTTCCGAGGAAAGTCCGGGCTCCACAGGGCAGATCGCCAGGTAACGCCTGGGCGCTCGTTGCGTGAGCGGCGAGTGACGGACAGTGCAACAGAAAGCAAACCGCCGTCTTCGCGAGAAGGCGGTAAGGGTGAAAGGGTGGAGTAAGAGCCCACCGCGCGTTCGGCAACGAACGTGGCACGGCAAACCCCGGTCGGAGCAAGGCCAAATAGGCGGTGAGAGACGGCCCGTCTCGACAGGATGCCTTCGGGCATCGAGCCGCGGGTAGGCTGCTGGAACGTGTCGGTGACGGCACGTCGAGAGGAATGACCATCCGGTATACTTCGGTGTACCGACAGAACCCGGCTTACAGACCGGTGGCATCCGCATCTCTTCTCTGTTGCTGGGATCATCGTCGATGGGATCGTGGAATCGTTGATGTCGTCGCGGCATCGTGTCGGACCGACCGGCCTCGTGCTGGTCGGGGCCACGCTCGTTGTCATGCTGGGGGCATGTGGAGGCGGGCCCGTGGTGACACCGGCGCCCGCGCCGGAACCGGCACCGGTGGTCGTGGAGCCGGTTCGTGCACCCACCCGCGTGATGCTTCCCGCGCGTATGGCCAGAACCACCTGGCAAGTCACGACGCGCGCGCGCATCAGTGCATCGGCGGAGACGCGGGGGGATACGCGCGGTGATGCCCGCGGGGATACCCGTTCGACATCGAACATCGATTCCCGCGCTCTGGTTTCCTGGACGCTCGAACGGGCTGGCAATGGTGCACTGCGCGGCACCGGCCAGGTCGATTCTTTCACGGTGCGCTCGACGCTCGATTCGGTGGGAAACCTGACGAACGACCCGACGAATCGCTCCACGAACACTCCCACGAACAGCGCCATGGCCAGCCCGGCGAACAACAACCGCCCCCCGGGACTGTTGTTGCTCGATGCCGTCGTGGACAGCGTGTCACATCGGGTGGTGACGAGACCCTTGCTGCCCAACGAGTGCGATCGGCCGGAGCTGAGTGCGGTCGCGCTGGCGAAGGACGTGCTGGTGCGCATTCCCGATGGACTGGCTGTCGGGGATCGCTGGCGCGACAGCACGGTCTCGCTGGTGTGTCGCACCGGTGTGCCGATCACGATCCACACCGTGACGCAGAGCGTCGTGGAGCGACTCGATCAGGACCGGTTGCTCATCAATCGCACGATCACCGCGACCCTCGATGGAAAAGGCGGCAGCGCATTCCGCGGATTCGAACTCACGGGGACATCCAGCGGAACGCAGCGCCTGCGTGTGCATCCCGTCAGCGGGGTCCTGGAGACCATCGACGGCACCAGCACGCTCACGTTGCAGGTCACCGAGCGAACTCCTTCGGGAATCCCGCGCACGCAGCACGTCGTGCAACAGATGGAACTGAAAGCCGAACGGGTCGCCAGATAGCGACCCGTTCATGCGTTCATCCTCGGCCTGTCCAAAGCGCCTGTCTTCAGTGCTGCTTCAATCCATCAGGCGCAGCGGCATCACGAGACAGAGATATTTGGCCTGGTCGTCCCATCCTTCGGGTTCGATGGTGGCCGCGCGTTCCGGCGCCTTGAACGTGAGCCGCACCTGCTCGGTGGGCATGTAGCGCAGAATCTCGAGCAGATAGGTGGCGTTGAAGCCGATATCGAGCTGATCGCCAGTGTAGTTGACCGGCAATTCGTCGGATGCTTCGCCGAGATCGGGCGTGGTCACGCTGAACTTCAGCATCCCGGTGTTGAAGGACATCTTGATGCGATGCGTCTGATCGGACGCGATCACGCTCATGCGCTTGAGCGCGCTCGTGAGTGAGGCCTTGTCGGCCAGACAGTACCGATCGTTGTCCTTGGGAATCACCTGCTCGTAGTTGGGATACGGCCCTTCCACGAGACGCGTGAACACCGAGGTGAACGGCGAGCGGAACCCGAGGTGATTGTCGCCACGCGCGATCTCCAGCTCTTCCTCGGCCGGAAACAGGCGGCGGATCTGCTCGAGGGCCTTGGGCGGCACGATCAGATCGCCCGGCGGCGCGCTGCTGGCTTCGACCGGCAGCTCCATCTTGGCCAGACGATGCCCGTTGGTGGCCACCATGCGCATCCGCTCTTCCCGCAGCTCCCAGAGCACGCCGTTGAGAATGGGGCGCGACTCCTCGGTGCTGACGGCAAACGCCGTATGCGAAATGAGCTTCTGCAGTTCGCCCGACTTGACGCGCCACGAATCGTTGAAGCGCACGCTCGGAAACGTGGGGAATTCGTCGCGCGGCAATCCGAGGAGTTTGAACCTGGAGCGCCCGCATTCCAGCGTGACCCGCTGCTCGCCCGAGGCCGAGATCTTCACCGGGGACGGCGGCAGTTCGCGGGCGATCTCGCCAAGCTTCTTGGCCGGAATGGTGATCGCGCCCGGCGTTTCGACATCGGCGCTGACTTCGGTGCTGACCGCGATATCGAGGTCGGTCGCAGAGAAGCGGATGCCACGGTCGGTGGTTTCGACGAGCAGGTTGGCCAGCACCGGCAGTGTGGTCTTGGCCGGTACGGCAGCGGTCACGGCCTGGAGGCCTTCCTGCAGCTTCTCACGCGAGATCGTGAACTTCATGCCCGTTCGGGTTTCCGTTCGTGTGGACAGGCTGCTGTTATATCAGTCTTAGATATAAAAACCGTAGTAGCAGCAGGGGATGTGGGCTTGTGTACAAACGCCGCAAACTACGTGTTGGAGGACATTTGCGCCATGTCTGATGATGTGAACTGGCCGTGGGAATCGTGGCGTACTCCCCGCTGACACACAATGGGCGACCCCGGAATTGTGGGGAACTGTGGACGGCTGGGGACTCAGACGCCGAATTGTCCGGTTGTCCGCAGAGTTTCCAACATGCTCCGCATCTTCAGCACGCGCTCCGTGAATGTCGGCTCGGCGTTCATGTCCTCGGCCACCCGATCCAGGGAGTGAATGACGGTGGAATGGTCGCGGCCCCCGAACGCATTGCCGATTTCGACCAACTGCAGGGCGAGCAGTTCGCGGCAGAGGTACATGGCCACCTGGCGCGGGACGGTGAGCTGCTTGGTGCGTGTCTTGGAGCGCAGCCCGTCGGGTGTGACGCCCCATTCCCGGGCCACCACCTGCTGAATGGTGGCCACCGTGATGGTGGTGGGCGGGACATCGGGGAAATCGGAATTGGCGGCGTCGCGCAGCTTGTCGCGCAGGGCTTCGCGGGCGAGATCGACGGAGATGTCGCGGTGCTTGAGCGACGCGTAGGCCAGCAGCTTGATGATGGACCCCTCGAGCTCCCGCACGGAGGACTTCACGTGCTGGGCAATGAACTCGATGACCTCGTCCGGAATGGTGAGTTCGAGGTGATCGAGGCTCGCCTTCTTCTTGAGAATGGCGATGCGGTGTTCGAGGTCGGGGGAGTCGATGTTGGCGACCATCCCCCATTCGAAACGGGAGACGAGGCGGGATTCGAGTCCCGGGATCTCCTTGGGGGGCCGATCGGAAGTCAGGACGATCTGCCGACCGCCTTCGTAGATGGCGTTGAAGGTATGGAAGAATTCTTCCTGTGTGGATTCCTTTCCCTTCAGGAACTGCACGTCGTCGACCAGGAGGAGGTCGATTTCACGGAAGCGGCGTCGGAAATCGCCCATGGCGCCGGCCTGGATGGCGCCGATGAACTCGTTGGTGAACTGCTCGGTGCCGACGTAAGCGAGGCGGAGGGTGGGGGTGCGCCGGAGCAGCTCGTGGGCGATGCCCTGCATGAGGTGGGTCTTGCCCAGTCCGGTTTCGCCGTAGATGAAGAGCGGGTTGTAGACCTTGCCGGGAGCCTGGGCCGCGGCCTGGGCGGCGGCGGCGGCGACATCGTTGGACTTGCCGATGACGAATTGATCGAACGTGTACCGTTGGTTGAGTGGCGTTGATATGCGTGGCTGCTGCGCGCTTTGTGGCGCGATGATCGGAGCCGGTGGCGGCGCCACGAACATATCCATCTGCGCTCGGGCGAGCCGTTCCTCGTTGACCTTGAAGCGCAGCTTGATGGGGTGGCCGAGGGCCACCGGCGACAGGCTGACGAGCAGATCGCCGTGGTTGCGTTCGATCCAGTCGGCGGCGAAGAGGTCGGGCGCACCCACGATCAGCGTATCGTTCTCGAACGCGATGGCTTCGGTGCGTTCGAGCCAGGTGCGGTACGTCTGCTCGGGGAGGGACTGGCGCGCCTGGTGGCGCACGCGATCCCAGATTTCAGCAGGCGAAAGCGACATGGCAGGGAGAAGGAGACGCGGGAGAGGGGCGGCGAAGGTATCCGCTCCGGTGTGGATAAGTCAATCAGTGGCGATCATTGCCGGAGATGTCTAATCGTGTGGGCGCCCGCCCGATACGTGTTCGCAAGCAAGTGGAGAGACCAACTGCCAACTCGTTGTCGGAAATGCAGTTGGCCGGTCCGTTGGCAGGTCAGTACGTGGGGCCAAGCCCTTGACCGGATGGGGTTGGCGCGGGTAAGTTGGGAGGCTGTTTCCGTCACCACGTCGGTTTGCGTCGGTCTACGTCAATCGTTTTCGTCAGAGTTCGTCATGGGCAAGCCCACCTATCGTCCGCGCAACACGCGTCGTATCCGCAAGCACGGCTTCCGTGCGCGCATGGAGACGAAGTGGGGTCGCGAAGTGCTGAGCCGTCGCCGCAAGAAGGGGCGCAAGCAGCTCACCGTTAAGCTCCCGTCGAAGTACGCGGGCGCCTGAGTCCCGAGCGTTCCCGCGCGCGCAGCGTCTGACGCGCGGGGCTGAACTCGAACGGGTCCGACTGGAAGGGAAGCGAGTGCGCAGCGCGTCCATCGAGGCGCGTACCACCGCTTCCCTTCTTGCGTTTCCACGCGTGGGGTTCGTCGTGCCGCGTTACAAGCATTCCGCTGTCGCGCGCAATCGCCTGAAACGGCGGCTGCGCGAACTCGTACGATTGCATGTGTTGCCCACCACGCCTCCCTGTGATGCCGTGCTCCGCGTGGGGCCCTCGGCGTATCACCGGTCGTTCGAGGCGTTGCGCGACGAGGTGCAGCAGCTCGCCGCGCGGCTCGCGCGTCTCCACATCGCGCCATGAGACAGCTCCTGATCCTTTTTGTCCGCGGATATCAGGTCACGCTCTCGCCCATCTTCGGAGGGGCGTGCCGGTATTATCCTTCGTGCTCCGCCTACGCCATCGAGGCGCTGGAAAAACACGGCGCACTCCGCGGCGGATGGCTGGCGCTGCGTCGTATTGCCCGCTGTCACCCGTTCCGCCCCGGAGGCTTCGATCCGGTGCCCTGAGCGCCGGATCCGGAGCCCGCAGCCCAAGCGCCGCCAGGCGCCACCCTCATCCCTCTCATGGAACCACGCCGCATCGCTCTCGCCGTCGTTTTGATGGCCGCGGTCCTGATTCTGACGCCGTACCTCTTCCCCACGCCGAAACCGCAGCCGGGAAGCACGCCTGTTGCCGCCGATACCCTTCGTGATTCGCTGCGGGACACCACGGCGGCAGCCGCTGCGGCGCGTCTCGGCGCCGGCGCTGCCACGAATCCGGCGACGGGCGCCACAGCGGGGAGCACCGGGGGGGTGGCCGGTGATTCGCTCGCGCCGGCAGCCGTGGCGGTGGATACCACCGTCGTGAAGACGGCCCTGGCCGACTATCGCACGAGCAATCGCGGCGCGTCGCTCGTCGGCGCGACGATGACGCGCTATCAGGCCCTCTCCAACAAGGGCCGCACCCGTGGCGGTCCGGTGGAACTGGCATCGTCGGGTGACCGGTTGCTGACCTTCCGGCTCGTCGTGCCCGGTGACACGATCGCGCTCGACAAGCAGATCTTCCGCACGACCGAAAGCACGACCGGCGATGTCAGCACCGTGCGGTACGAGACGGAACTCGCCGCCGCGGCCGGCGCGGCGCGGCAGGTGTCGATCACGTATTCGTTTCTCCCCGACAGCTATCGCGTGAATGTCGCCGCGACGGTGTCGGGGGTGCCCGACAACAGCTTCCTGCTCATCGATCTGCCGCACGCCTTCCGCAGCTCGGAAGCGGATACGGCGGAGGACCACAATCATCTGGCGTACGCGTACAAGCCCGAACTGAGCGGCGCCAAAGGCGTGACGTTCCGCTCGCTCGATCCGGGGGAGCGGCGCATCGAACCCGGTCCCATCACGTGGGCCGTGGCGAAGAACAAGTATTTCATTCTCGGTGTGCTGGCGCCCAAGGGCGGGGCGAATTTCGCGGAAGCCAACTTCACCGGCGGACCGCGCGTGGCCAAGGTCGCCACACGGAGCGAAGGCACGCTGCTGGCTTCGCTCAAGAGCGGTACGGTCGCCTTCGAGATGTACGTGGGGCCCCAGGAGTTCAAGCGTCTCGTGGCCATGGGCCGGGAGTTCGAAACATCGAATCCCTACGGCGGCTGGATCCAGGGCCTCGTGCAACCGTTCGCGACGATGGTCATCCGCCTGCTGCTCTGGATGAAGGCCACGCTGGGAGTCTCGTACGGCTGGATTCTCGTGATCTTCGGCATCGCCGTGCGCGTGATCCTGTGGCCGCTCAATCAGAAGGCCATGCGCAGCTCCATGGCCATGCAGCGCATTCAGCCGGAACTGCAGGCCATTCAGGCGCGCTACAAGGGTGATCCGCAGAAGCTGCAGGCGGCGATGATGCAGGTGTACAAGGAGCACGGCATGAGCCCCTTCAGCTCCCTGTCGGGGTGTCTGCCGATGCTGATCCCGCTGCCGGTGTTCTTCGCGCTGTTCTTCGTGTTCCAGAACACCATCGAGTTCCGCGGCGTGCCGTTCCTCTGGTTCCCCGACATCTCGGTGAAGGATCCGTACTACATCATCCCGATCCTCGTGGCGATCACGGCCCTCGTGCTGTCGTGGATCGGCATGCGGGGCATCAAGGCCAACGAGCAGCAGAAGATGATGATGTACCTGATGCCGGCGATGATGCTGATCTTCTTCTTCAACATCGCGTCGGGTCTGAACCTGTACTACTTCATCCAGAACCTCGCGTCGCTGCCGCAGCAGTGGCTCATCTCACGTGAGCGGACCCGAGCGGCGCCGCTCGTGCGGGGATAGTCCGCGCACGAACCGCGGATGCGCCGCGAACACACGACGGACGACACCAGGACGATGTCGCAGGACGGTTCCACCAGCCATTTCACCTCCCTGCTGCCGGGCGACGACGATACGATCGTCGCTCTGGCCACGGCCCCGGGGCGG comes from Gemmatimonas aurantiaca and encodes:
- a CDS encoding helix-turn-helix domain-containing protein, with product MSSLGGSSPRAILTFLTPAERSRVDAAGQGCYTTMHHEDLEQVLVDLRSRPASAIIVSVARYQQQHAPHMARLVREFPRVPAVALLTANEARTTQALLSLGHNGVRKLVDARDPAGWRDLRQFVARENPDSIEAIAIQRIRNDLANARPSCLAFFEALFTVPASLTTVRQFAHLLGVTPTTFMSRFFRFGLPAPKKYLAFARLIRAARLLENPGYSVTQVALLLEYSSPQSFSRHLQNMLQCGTAEFRQRYTGESMLDEFYVRLVMPYRSVLPMFEPIDTLPAWLIRTQKTAVPPPQAALSQAG
- the dnaN gene encoding DNA polymerase III subunit beta; translated protein: MKFTISREKLQEGLQAVTAAVPAKTTLPVLANLLVETTDRGIRFSATDLDIAVSTEVSADVETPGAITIPAKKLGEIARELPPSPVKISASGEQRVTLECGRSRFKLLGLPRDEFPTFPSVRFNDSWRVKSGELQKLISHTAFAVSTEESRPILNGVLWELREERMRMVATNGHRLAKMELPVEASSAPPGDLIVPPKALEQIRRLFPAEEELEIARGDNHLGFRSPFTSVFTRLVEGPYPNYEQVIPKDNDRYCLADKASLTSALKRMSVIASDQTHRIKMSFNTGMLKFSVTTPDLGEASDELPVNYTGDQLDIGFNATYLLEILRYMPTEQVRLTFKAPERAATIEPEGWDDQAKYLCLVMPLRLMD
- the dnaA gene encoding chromosomal replication initiator protein DnaA — encoded protein: MSLSPAEIWDRVRHQARQSLPEQTYRTWLERTEAIAFENDTLIVGAPDLFAADWIERNHGDLLVSLSPVALGHPIKLRFKVNEERLARAQMDMFVAPPPAPIIAPQSAQQPRISTPLNQRYTFDQFVIGKSNDVAAAAAQAAAQAPGKVYNPLFIYGETGLGKTHLMQGIAHELLRRTPTLRLAYVGTEQFTNEFIGAIQAGAMGDFRRRFREIDLLLVDDVQFLKGKESTQEEFFHTFNAIYEGGRQIVLTSDRPPKEIPGLESRLVSRFEWGMVANIDSPDLEHRIAILKKKASLDHLELTIPDEVIEFIAQHVKSSVRELEGSIIKLLAYASLKHRDISVDLAREALRDKLRDAANSDFPDVPPTTITVATIQQVVAREWGVTPDGLRSKTRTKQLTVPRQVAMYLCRELLALQLVEIGNAFGGRDHSTVIHSLDRVAEDMNAEPTFTERVLKMRSMLETLRTTGQFGV
- the rpmH gene encoding 50S ribosomal protein L34; the encoded protein is MGKPTYRPRNTRRIRKHGFRARMETKWGREVLSRRRKKGRKQLTVKLPSKYAGA
- the yidC gene encoding membrane protein insertase YidC; this encodes MEPRRIALAVVLMAAVLILTPYLFPTPKPQPGSTPVAADTLRDSLRDTTAAAAAARLGAGAATNPATGATAGSTGGVAGDSLAPAAVAVDTTVVKTALADYRTSNRGASLVGATMTRYQALSNKGRTRGGPVELASSGDRLLTFRLVVPGDTIALDKQIFRTTESTTGDVSTVRYETELAAAAGAARQVSITYSFLPDSYRVNVAATVSGVPDNSFLLIDLPHAFRSSEADTAEDHNHLAYAYKPELSGAKGVTFRSLDPGERRIEPGPITWAVAKNKYFILGVLAPKGGANFAEANFTGGPRVAKVATRSEGTLLASLKSGTVAFEMYVGPQEFKRLVAMGREFETSNPYGGWIQGLVQPFATMVIRLLLWMKATLGVSYGWILVIFGIAVRVILWPLNQKAMRSSMAMQRIQPELQAIQARYKGDPQKLQAAMMQVYKEHGMSPFSSLSGCLPMLIPLPVFFALFFVFQNTIEFRGVPFLWFPDISVKDPYYIIPILVAITALVLSWIGMRGIKANEQQKMMMYLMPAMMLIFFFNIASGLNLYYFIQNLASLPQQWLISRERTRAAPLVRG